AAGAAATTAAATCTATTGGAGTTATTGACAACAAAAAAACAGCTGTCATCGCATCATCTGACAAGTCTTATTTCAGCAATAAACCTGTTCAGGCAGATTCTACAGCCTATATCAATCTTACAAAATACCAGCCCAATGAATTAGAATTCAAATCTCAGTCGAAAACGCCACAGTTGGCTGTATTCTCTGAAGTTTACTATCCTCATGGCTGGAAAGTTATGATTGACGAGAAGGAAGTTCCTTACATCAAAGCAGACTATTTACTTCGTGCAGTACATGTTCCGGCGGGAAGTCATCATATCAGAATGGTTTTCGAACCTGAAGTGATAGAAAAAGGAAAATGGATCTCACTTCTTTCCTTCGGATTATTTATAGCACTGGCTGCATTTGGAATTTTCTGGATGAATAAAAACAAGAAAAAAGTAACTTTAACTGAACCAAAAGCGTAATCAATAGCACAAAATGGAACAGAAGAAAATACTGATTATCACCTATTACTGGCCTCCTGCGGGAGGCCCTGGTGTTCAAAGATGGCTGAAGTTTGCCAAATATCTGCCTGATTTTGATTGGAAACCCATCATTTATACACCGGAAAACCCGAGCTATCCTTTACTGGATGAAACACTTATGAAAGAGGTTCCGGAAAATATTGAAATGGTAAGAACCAAGATCTGGGAACCTTACCAGCTGGCAGAAAAACTGAATAAGAGCAATAAGAAATTTAAGGCCGGACAGTTTGATGTAGGTAAAAATCAAAGTTGGAAATCCAAACTATCAATCTGGGTAAGAGGAAATTTTTTCATTCCTGACGCCAGAGTCTTTTGGGTAAAACCTTCCATTCAGTTTTTGGAAAAATACCTGAAAGAAAATAAAATAGACACCATCGTTACTTCCGGTCCGCCCCACTCTCTTCACCTGATTGGTTTAGGGCTTAAAGATCAATTGCCAAACCTGAAATGGATTGCCGATTTCCGTGATCCGTGGACAGAAATTTCTTACTATAAACATTTAAAGCTGACTAAAAGTTCTGATAAAAAACACAGGCAGCTTGAAAGTGCAGTTTTTAAAAATGCAGATATTACTCTGGCGACAAGCTATACTGATGCAGAGAATTTCAGAAAGGCAGGCGCCAATGCATTCTGTATTACCAATGGATTTGATGAAAGTGATTCTGCTGAAAAAGTAAAAGATCAGACAATTCTCTCTGCTCATTCGGAAAGTAATCCAAACGGAGCTTTTATTTTGAGCTATATCGGAGTTTTGGAGCAGCTTAGAAATCCTGAAAATCTTTGGAAAGCGCTTAATGAACTGGTAAAAGAAAATTCAGAATTTGCAGAATACTTCAAACTCAAATTTGCAGGAAGAATTGATGACAAGATATTAAGTTCTATTGAAAATTCAAATCTTAAAAACCACATTCTGAATCTGGGATATCTTTCTCACGGCAAAGCTGTTGAAGAAATGGAAAACTCAGAAATGCTTCTTATCACCAATTTTCCAAATGAGTCTTCCAGAGGAATTATCCCCGGAAAAATATTTGAATATCTCGCTTCAGGAAAGCAGATTTTGTCATTTGGTCCGGAAAAAGCAGATGTTGCAAAGATTTTAGAAGAAACTCAGGCTGGGAAACATTTCAGTTATCATGATACTGAAACCGTTAAAACATTTATTCTTGAAAAATTTGAACTATGGAAAAGCGGAGAACTTCATAAGAATACCCAGCATATCGAGCAGTTTTCAAGAAGAAATCTTACTAAACAACTCACTGAAATTTTATAAAAAAAGGAAGCCGGAGGATAGCAATATGTCTGTTTCAATAAAGCAAACGCTCATCTTCACAAGGTAAAAAAACTCTACCCTCCCGCTTCTAAATTGTAACTTCTGATTTTCAATTTTCAACGCACAATTCTACATTCATTAAATCGTCCACTGGTCATTCACGACAGCAATCAGATAGTATTTTCCTTCAAACTCTTCAAATACAAACCGAACTGTTTTCCAGTCCATTTCACTTGACTTTTCAGCTCCTTTGATAAAATTCTCTGTAAAATCATCTTTCGGATAAATTTCTTTTAAATTATTCAGGGAATTACCTCCCCCCAGAAATTTATTCAATGAATATTGTGATGTAGTAAAGTCTTTTGAAAACACCCATTTGCTAAGATAGTCGTTAACTGTTGCTTTATAGGGATCTCCCGATCCGTCATGAGCTCCCCAGGTAAAAAGTGTTTTAGATGGCTGATACTTTTCAAAATCAGCCTTAGAAAAGTGTTTATCTTCTTTTAAATTCACAAAAGCATACATTGAAAAGCGGATTCCCTTTTCAGGATGGATGAATGAGGCAAAAGTTTTATAATCTTTATTCTTTAAAGCTTTAAGAATTTCATCATTTGCCTGTTTTAAAGCAGCTTCCTTCTCAGCTTTATTCTTAACCGTATTTGCTGCATTGTCAGATTTAGCCTGTGCCATTGAATCTATAACATTCGGAACAGGTTTTCCAGCTTCTTTCTTACAGGCTACGGCAAGGCTCAGAACAAACAGCGAAATCATCAGTTTTTTCATATTTTCAATTTTGTAATAGATAAAAAATACCAAAAGCAATGCCATAAGAATGAATGAGGCATTTCAGAATACTGAATTGGAGTAAAAAAACAAATTGTAATTTAATTTCTGAATTGCCTTTTTTCAATTATTCAATTATCCATTTTCAATTATTCATCATATACATCGTACCTTTGTTCTATGGAAATTTTGGACATTCTTATTATAGGAGCCGGCCCTATCGGTTTAAACTGTGCCATTGAAGCTCAGAAAAACAACCTTAAATATGTAATTATAGAAAAAGGGACCATTGTCAATTCACTGTACAATTATCCTTTATATATGCGGTTCTTTTCGACCGCTGAAAAACTGGAAATTGACGGTACTCCTTTTATTTCTACAGCCCCAAAACCGGGAAGGCAGGATGCGTTGGAGTATTATCAGGGAATTGCCAGACAAAAAGAACTCAGTATCCATCTGTATGAAAGAGTTGTAAAGGTTTCAAAAAAAGAAGGAATATTTGAAATTGAAACAACAAAAGGGAGATATCATGCTAAAAATGTAGTCATTGCCACCGGATTCTACGATATTCCAAACCTTATGAATATTCCGGGAGAAGATCTTCCGAAAGTTAAACATTACTATACAGAACCCTATCCCTATGCCCGTCAGAAAATAGTTGTAGTAGGATCAAGTAATTCTGCAGTAGATGCAGCCCTCGAAACCTATAGAAAAGGAGCCGAAGTTACGATGATTATCCGCCATCCTGAAATTTCAAAAAGTGTAAAATACTGGGTAAAACCGGACATCGAAAACAGAATTGCAGAAGGCAGCATTACTGCTCATTTTAATGCAGAACTTAATGAGATCAGGGAAAATTCTGTTATCTTTAAAACAAATGATGGCCAGGTTCATGAGATTGAAAATGATTTTGTTTTAGCCATGACAGGCTACCTACCTGATTTTGATTTTCTGAAAAATTCAGGAATCGAACTGAATGGAGACTGCCTCAATCCGTTTTACAATCCTGAAACGATGGAAACCAATGTTCCTGATCTTTATCTTGCCGGTGTTGTATGTGGAGGAAAAGATACTCATCTATGGTTCATTGAAAACTCGAGAATCCATGCCAATATAATTATTGGTCATATTATTAAAAGGTATTCTACAGACAGGTCTTAAAAAATTTAAAAGTATATTTTCAAATAATAATCCCGGCCGAAATTTTTTCGGCCGGGATTATGTATAATGTATTGTTTAAAGATTAATCGATTTCCAAAGGAAGCTTTCCATCCATCTTATTCTTATCCTTCAGCATCCACGGGATGATAAAGTAAAAACCTATAGCAATACCTATCGCTAATACTCCTGTCCCAATCCACAGAACATTAAAACCAAGCTTATCAGCAATCATAGTTCCTATATAAGGGGTAATAATAAACGCTATTGAAAAAGACATTCCATTCAGCCCCATATAGGCTCCTTTGTTATTTTCTCCCGAGCGCAGTGCTGTAATTGTTGACATAAAAGGCAGCGTCCAGATCTCTCCTATACAAAGAAGCGTCATAGAAACCAGTAATACAACCATACTATAGTCCAAAGCAAGCATAGCATAGGAAACACCACATAGAAAGGTCCCTATCAACATGGTGAAAGCTAATGTAAAATACTTTTCTGCCAGCTGCACCAGCCCCATTTCAAGCAATACAATCAGAAAACCACTATATCCCAGGATATAGCCGATATTCTGCTGGCTGAGATGTGCCGTATCTTTATAAAAAATCGTCAGGGTACTGAAGAGCTGGAAAAAACATATTGAAAACATCATACAGAACACACAATAAATCAAAAACTTATGATCCCGGTAAGGAGAGCTTTCTTTTTTGACAGCTATTGCTTCTTTTACATTTTTTGCCTGTTGCTTGGCCAATCTTGTACGGGCTCTGAAGAACCATATATACATCAATCCTGCCAGCAAAGCAGCCAGTGCATTACTGTAAAACAGAAATTCATAGGAAATAGCAGATAAAATCCCTCCTAATGCAGGTCCTATAGAAAATCCCAGGTTTACAGCCATCCGGTTCAGCGAGAACGCTCTGGTAATGTTTTCAGGTTTTGCATA
This genomic window from Chryseobacterium sp. MEBOG06 contains:
- a CDS encoding glycosyl transferase family 1; amino-acid sequence: MEQKKILIITYYWPPAGGPGVQRWLKFAKYLPDFDWKPIIYTPENPSYPLLDETLMKEVPENIEMVRTKIWEPYQLAEKLNKSNKKFKAGQFDVGKNQSWKSKLSIWVRGNFFIPDARVFWVKPSIQFLEKYLKENKIDTIVTSGPPHSLHLIGLGLKDQLPNLKWIADFRDPWTEISYYKHLKLTKSSDKKHRQLESAVFKNADITLATSYTDAENFRKAGANAFCITNGFDESDSAEKVKDQTILSAHSESNPNGAFILSYIGVLEQLRNPENLWKALNELVKENSEFAEYFKLKFAGRIDDKILSSIENSNLKNHILNLGYLSHGKAVEEMENSEMLLITNFPNESSRGIIPGKIFEYLASGKQILSFGPEKADVAKILEETQAGKHFSYHDTETVKTFILEKFELWKSGELHKNTQHIEQFSRRNLTKQLTEIL
- a CDS encoding YpdA family putative bacillithiol disulfide reductase; this encodes MEILDILIIGAGPIGLNCAIEAQKNNLKYVIIEKGTIVNSLYNYPLYMRFFSTAEKLEIDGTPFISTAPKPGRQDALEYYQGIARQKELSIHLYERVVKVSKKEGIFEIETTKGRYHAKNVVIATGFYDIPNLMNIPGEDLPKVKHYYTEPYPYARQKIVVVGSSNSAVDAALETYRKGAEVTMIIRHPEISKSVKYWVKPDIENRIAEGSITAHFNAELNEIRENSVIFKTNDGQVHEIENDFVLAMTGYLPDFDFLKNSGIELNGDCLNPFYNPETMETNVPDLYLAGVVCGGKDTHLWFIENSRIHANIIIGHIIKRYSTDRS
- a CDS encoding MFS transporter, with product MLALVMLINRAGSMVLPFLGVYMTNHLHFSIENSGIVLSFFGIGSVIGSWLGGLITDKIGEYWVQSLSLLLSVPLFCLIPFFTTEAGLAGIILAQSIVSETFRPANSVAITKYAKPENITRAFSLNRMAVNLGFSIGPALGGILSAISYEFLFYSNALAALLAGLMYIWFFRARTRLAKQQAKNVKEAIAVKKESSPYRDHKFLIYCVFCMMFSICFFQLFSTLTIFYKDTAHLSQQNIGYILGYSGFLIVLLEMGLVQLAEKYFTLAFTMLIGTFLCGVSYAMLALDYSMVVLLVSMTLLCIGEIWTLPFMSTITALRSGENNKGAYMGLNGMSFSIAFIITPYIGTMIADKLGFNVLWIGTGVLAIGIAIGFYFIIPWMLKDKNKMDGKLPLEID